Proteins from one Triticum aestivum cultivar Chinese Spring chromosome 7A, IWGSC CS RefSeq v2.1, whole genome shotgun sequence genomic window:
- the LOC123150653 gene encoding cyclin-B1-1 isoform X3, with protein sequence MDVADVRGVLLYRAGLVTAAASVLVATSRAFLPEANTVGDAVRQGADLFYAVGAEGAHFPLHTQFTVLSHVLSARSKFAARITEEPAIQDIDKLDGDNQLAVVDYIEDIYKFYKVAEGLHGLPAEINAKMWGILIDWILEVHQKFDMMPESLYLTVYIIDMYLSLQSVLRRELQLVGVSALLIACNYEEIWAHEVNDFILISDSAYTREQILKMEKAILNMLEWNLTVPTPYVFLVRFTKVACSSSSDQKHDKECEHGSVAAINPTIRRRNAREASPPVMPRPDEAMMLTSLERINPGHGTTFLVMRCLCSASTNKSSNLKVKKAEVYL encoded by the exons ATGGACGTCGCGGACGTGCGGGGGGTGCTGCTGTACCGGGCCGGGCTGGTCACGGCCGCCGCGTCCGTCCTGGTGGCCACCTCGAGGGCGTTCCTGCCCGAGGCGAACACTGTCGGCGACGCTGTCCGGCAGGGCGCCGACCTCTTCTACGCCGTCGGGGCCGAGGGGGCTCACTTCCCCCTCCACACGCAGTTCACCGTCCTCAGCCACGTGCTCTCGGCGCGCTCCAAG TTTGCAGCCAGAATCACCGAAGAGCCAGCGATCCAGGACATCGACAAGCTTGACGGTGACAACCagctcgccgtcgtcgactacATCGAGGATATCTACAAATTCTACAAAGTCGCCGAG GGACTACATGGACTCCCAGCGGAGATCAACGCCAAGATGTGGGGCATCCTCATCGACTGGATCCTGGAAGTGCACCAGAAGTTCGACATGATGCCCGAGTCGCTGTATCTCACGGTGTATATCATCGACATGTACCTGTCGCTGCAGTCCGTGCTCCGGCGGGAGCTGCAGCTGGTGGGCGTCTCCGCCCTACTCATCGCCTGCAACTACGAGGAGATTTGGGCTCATGAG GTGAATGATTTCATCTTGATCTCCGACAGCGCATACACCCGGGAGCAGATTCTGAAGATGGAGAAGGCCATCCTGAACATGCTGGAGTGGAACCTGACGGTGCCCACGCCCTACGTCTTCCTCGTCCGTTTCACCAAGGTCgcatgctcctcctcctccgatCAGAAGCACGATAAGGAG TGCGAACACGGATCAGTTGCTGCTATAAACCCAACAATTCGGAGGAGGAATGCACGAGAAGCGAGTCCCCCAGTGATGCCAAG ACCTGATGAAGCCATGATGCTTACCTCGCTGGAGCGTATCAACCCTGGCCATGGTACCACATTCTTAGTCATGAG ATGCCTTTGTTCAGCCTCTACAAACAAGAGCTCCAACCTGAAAGTGAAGAAAGCGGAAGTATACTTGTAG
- the LOC123150653 gene encoding cyclin-B1-1 isoform X2: MDVADVRGVLLYRAGLVTAAASVLVATSRAFLPEANTVGDAVRQGADLFYAVGAEGAHFPLHTQFTVLSHVLSARSKFAARITEEPAIQDIDKLDGDNQLAVVDYIEDIYKFYKVAEGLHGLPAEINAKMWGILIDWILEVHQKFDMMPESLYLTVYIIDMYLSLQSVLRRELQLVGVSALLIACNYEEIWAHEVNDFILISDSAYTREQILKMEKAILNMLEWNLTVPTPYVFLVRFTKVACSSSSDQKHDKECEHGSVAAINPTIRRRNAREASPPVMPRPDEAMMLTSLERINPGHGTTFLVMRCLCSASTNKSSNLKVKKAEVYLSAKTNLKCKAMKPSAKL, translated from the exons ATGGACGTCGCGGACGTGCGGGGGGTGCTGCTGTACCGGGCCGGGCTGGTCACGGCCGCCGCGTCCGTCCTGGTGGCCACCTCGAGGGCGTTCCTGCCCGAGGCGAACACTGTCGGCGACGCTGTCCGGCAGGGCGCCGACCTCTTCTACGCCGTCGGGGCCGAGGGGGCTCACTTCCCCCTCCACACGCAGTTCACCGTCCTCAGCCACGTGCTCTCGGCGCGCTCCAAG TTTGCAGCCAGAATCACCGAAGAGCCAGCGATCCAGGACATCGACAAGCTTGACGGTGACAACCagctcgccgtcgtcgactacATCGAGGATATCTACAAATTCTACAAAGTCGCCGAG GGACTACATGGACTCCCAGCGGAGATCAACGCCAAGATGTGGGGCATCCTCATCGACTGGATCCTGGAAGTGCACCAGAAGTTCGACATGATGCCCGAGTCGCTGTATCTCACGGTGTATATCATCGACATGTACCTGTCGCTGCAGTCCGTGCTCCGGCGGGAGCTGCAGCTGGTGGGCGTCTCCGCCCTACTCATCGCCTGCAACTACGAGGAGATTTGGGCTCATGAG GTGAATGATTTCATCTTGATCTCCGACAGCGCATACACCCGGGAGCAGATTCTGAAGATGGAGAAGGCCATCCTGAACATGCTGGAGTGGAACCTGACGGTGCCCACGCCCTACGTCTTCCTCGTCCGTTTCACCAAGGTCgcatgctcctcctcctccgatCAGAAGCACGATAAGGAG TGCGAACACGGATCAGTTGCTGCTATAAACCCAACAATTCGGAGGAGGAATGCACGAGAAGCGAGTCCCCCAGTGATGCCAAG ACCTGATGAAGCCATGATGCTTACCTCGCTGGAGCGTATCAACCCTGGCCATGGTACCACATTCTTAGTCATGAG ATGCCTTTGTTCAGCCTCTACAAACAAGAGCTCCAACCTGAAAGTGAAGAAAGCGGAAGTATACTT GAGCGCCAAGACAAATTTGAAGTGCAAAGCCATGAAGCCAAGTGCGAAGCTGTGA
- the LOC123150653 gene encoding G2/mitotic-specific cyclin-B isoform X1, with protein sequence MDVADVRGVLLYRAGLVTAAASVLVATSRAFLPEANTVGDAVRQGADLFYAVGAEGAHFPLHTQFTVLSHVLSARSKFAARITEEPAIQDIDKLDGDNQLAVVDYIEDIYKFYKVAEGLHGLPAEINAKMWGILIDWILEVHQKFDMMPESLYLTVYIIDMYLSLQSVLRRELQLVGVSALLIACNYEEIWAHEVNDFILISDSAYTREQILKMEKAILNMLEWNLTVPTPYVFLVRFTKVACSSSSDQKHDKECEHGSVAAINPTIRRRNAREASPPVMPRPDEAMMLTSLERINPGHGTTFLVMRCLCSASTNKSSNLKVKKAEERQDKFEVQSHEAKCEAVMPEICLFCLTVIGCRDCDIVIDLVLFDKLCLFCLK encoded by the exons ATGGACGTCGCGGACGTGCGGGGGGTGCTGCTGTACCGGGCCGGGCTGGTCACGGCCGCCGCGTCCGTCCTGGTGGCCACCTCGAGGGCGTTCCTGCCCGAGGCGAACACTGTCGGCGACGCTGTCCGGCAGGGCGCCGACCTCTTCTACGCCGTCGGGGCCGAGGGGGCTCACTTCCCCCTCCACACGCAGTTCACCGTCCTCAGCCACGTGCTCTCGGCGCGCTCCAAG TTTGCAGCCAGAATCACCGAAGAGCCAGCGATCCAGGACATCGACAAGCTTGACGGTGACAACCagctcgccgtcgtcgactacATCGAGGATATCTACAAATTCTACAAAGTCGCCGAG GGACTACATGGACTCCCAGCGGAGATCAACGCCAAGATGTGGGGCATCCTCATCGACTGGATCCTGGAAGTGCACCAGAAGTTCGACATGATGCCCGAGTCGCTGTATCTCACGGTGTATATCATCGACATGTACCTGTCGCTGCAGTCCGTGCTCCGGCGGGAGCTGCAGCTGGTGGGCGTCTCCGCCCTACTCATCGCCTGCAACTACGAGGAGATTTGGGCTCATGAG GTGAATGATTTCATCTTGATCTCCGACAGCGCATACACCCGGGAGCAGATTCTGAAGATGGAGAAGGCCATCCTGAACATGCTGGAGTGGAACCTGACGGTGCCCACGCCCTACGTCTTCCTCGTCCGTTTCACCAAGGTCgcatgctcctcctcctccgatCAGAAGCACGATAAGGAG TGCGAACACGGATCAGTTGCTGCTATAAACCCAACAATTCGGAGGAGGAATGCACGAGAAGCGAGTCCCCCAGTGATGCCAAG ACCTGATGAAGCCATGATGCTTACCTCGCTGGAGCGTATCAACCCTGGCCATGGTACCACATTCTTAGTCATGAG ATGCCTTTGTTCAGCCTCTACAAACAAGAGCTCCAACCTGAAAGTGAAGAAAGCGGAA GAGCGCCAAGACAAATTTGAAGTGCAAAGCCATGAAGCCAAGTGCGAAGCTGTGATGCCAGAGATTTGTTTGTTCTGTTTGACTGTAATAGGCTGTAGAGATTGTGACATTGTAATAGATCTAGTGTTATTTGATAAATTATGTTTGTTTTGTTTGAAATAG